In one Nocardia tengchongensis genomic region, the following are encoded:
- a CDS encoding ribonuclease Z: MSQRELVILGTASQVPTKQRNHNGYLLRWDREGLLFDPGEGTQRQMSFAGVAASGITRICVTHFHGDHCFGLPGVLGRISLDGALHPVDIYFPASGEVFYERLVDSSAHNRQVELHPHPITDAGELPPPGAGFTLRAARLSHSVEAFGYRLDEPDSLRFIPERLRELGISGPVVGELQRRGAVEIGGRTVTLDEVSEARPGQSFAFVMDTRLCDGVHDLARGVDMLVIEATFTDTDEKLAVEYGHLTAGQAAQVAARAGVRTLVLTHYSQRYRTLDQHLADARAHFDGEIVIAEDLMRIPVPPRR; the protein is encoded by the coding sequence GTGTCACAGCGCGAACTGGTCATCCTCGGGACAGCCAGTCAAGTACCGACCAAGCAGCGCAACCACAACGGCTACCTGTTGCGCTGGGACCGCGAGGGACTGCTGTTCGACCCGGGGGAGGGCACCCAGCGGCAGATGAGCTTCGCGGGCGTGGCCGCCAGCGGGATCACCCGCATCTGCGTCACCCACTTCCACGGCGATCACTGCTTCGGGCTGCCCGGCGTACTGGGCCGGATCAGCCTCGACGGCGCGCTGCATCCGGTGGACATCTACTTCCCGGCCTCGGGCGAGGTGTTCTACGAGCGGCTCGTGGACTCCTCCGCGCACAACCGGCAGGTCGAACTGCATCCGCATCCGATCACCGACGCCGGCGAACTACCGCCGCCGGGAGCCGGATTCACCCTGCGGGCGGCCCGGCTCTCCCATTCGGTGGAGGCCTTCGGCTACCGCCTGGACGAGCCCGACAGCCTGCGGTTCATTCCCGAACGGCTGCGGGAACTGGGAATATCGGGGCCGGTCGTCGGCGAACTGCAGCGGCGCGGCGCGGTCGAGATCGGCGGGCGCACCGTCACCCTCGACGAGGTGAGCGAGGCGCGGCCGGGACAGAGTTTCGCGTTCGTCATGGACACCCGGCTCTGCGACGGCGTCCACGACCTGGCGCGCGGCGTGGACATGCTCGTCATCGAGGCCACCTTCACCGACACCGACGAGAAACTGGCCGTCGAATACGGCCACCTCACCGCGGGCCAGGCGGCGCAGGTCGCGGCCCGGGCCGGGGTGCGCACCCTGGTGCTCACCCACTACTCCCAGCGCTACCGCACCCTCGACCAGCATTTGGCCGATGCCCGAGCCCATTTCGACGGCGAGATCGTCATCGCCGAGGATCTGATGCGCATTCCGGTGCCGCCCCGCCGCTGA